A single Aspergillus puulaauensis MK2 DNA, chromosome 7, nearly complete sequence DNA region contains:
- a CDS encoding DEAD/DEAH box helicase (BUSCO:EOG09261CM0;~COG:A;~EggNog:ENOG410PGMY;~InterPro:IPR027417,IPR014001,IPR001650,IPR006935;~PFAM:PF00271,PF00270,PF04851;~go_function: GO:0003677 - DNA binding [Evidence IEA];~go_function: GO:0005524 - ATP binding [Evidence IEA];~go_function: GO:0016787 - hydrolase activity [Evidence IEA]): MEHIYRRVRSGLAFRFLSRTARLPRTQPHRTLQCPQRWNSVLATATPPLEIPAIKLRDYQEECIQSVLDHVDQGHKRLGISLATGSGKTVIFTQLIGRIPPRNENGDKTLIVVHRRELVEQAYRHCRLAYPDLTVEIEMGNRAASGFGDIIIASVRSLTSGERLAKFDPRRFKLVLVDEAHHIVAPTYRTALAHFGLNDKSPDSPVLVGVSATFSRFDGLKLGAAIDHIVYHKDYTDMINENWLANAMFTTVQSKANLSRVRKDKFGDFALGQLSKAVNTLQTNEITVRAWLANAAERKSTLVFCVDIEHTKQLTDTFRQSGIDARYITGTTPKATRDEQLEKFRNREFPVLLNCGLFTEGTDIPNIDCVLLARPTRSRNLLIQMIGRGLRLYPGKKDCHIIDMVATLDTGVISTPTLFGLHPDEVVEKATAEDMKAKKTSADEVSREPGDLPSSGSEPDMPNDVKLTFTKYDTIYDLIHDMKSEKHIRSISHNAWVRVGDNRYLLSGGTGWLSLERQDPGDEQSPQYTVHQVMTFKSADETKKYTRPRLVASAEDYESAVRAADTFAASHFDNHYISARQQWRNYAASQSQIRFLNASNIREGNIRHTDLTRGQAADLITKLRFGSKKRFAAKRKQRAKQDEKIRNIEELHRRGEVRVGPVEG, from the exons ATGGAACATATTTATCGGAGAGTCAGATCGGGGCTGGCGTTCAGGTTTCTTTCTCGAACCGCCAGACTCCCCCGGACGCAGCCGCACAGGACCTTGCAGTGTCCACAGCGATGGAATTCCGTGCTTGCAACAGCTACACCACCTCTGGAAATACCAGCAATAAAGCTCCGAGATTATCAGGAAGAATGCATTCAATCGGTACTAGACCATGTTGACCAAGGGCATAAGCGCTTAGGCATATCTTTAGCCACAGGCTCTGGGAAAACG gTCATATTTACTCAGCTTATCGGGAGAATCCCTCCGCGAAATGAGAATGGAGATAAGACCCTGATTGTCGTTCATCGGAGAGAGCTGGTTGAGCAAGCGTACAGGCACTGTCGCCTCGCATACCCGGACCTCACCGTGGAGATTGAGATGGGTAATCGCGCCGCATCGGGGTTCGGCGATATTATCATTGCCTCTGTCAGGAGCCTTACATCAGGGGAGCGACTTGCAAAGTTTGATCCCCGCCGCTTCAAGCTGGTCTTGGTGGATGAGGCGCATCATATCGTTGCTCCGACGTATCGCACAGCACTTGCGCACTTCGGACTCAACGACAAATCTCCTGATTCCCCTGTCCTAGTTGGTGTATCCGCAACCTTCTCACGATTCGACGGGCTCAAGCTGGGCGCTGCCATTGATCATATTGTGTACCATAAAGACTATACGGACATGATCAATGAGAATTGGCTCGCCAACGCTATGTTTACCACTGTCCAATCCAAGGCAAATCTGTCACGGGTCCGAAAGGACAAATTTGGGGATTTTGCCTTGGGACAACTATCCAAAGCTGTCAATACACTCCAAACCAACGAGATCACTGTCCGTGCGTGGCTGGCTAACGCAGCAGAGCGAAAATCTACTTTGGTATTCTGCGTTGACATTGAACATACGAAACAATTAACCGACACTTTTCGACAATCGGGTATTGATGCTCGGTACATCACAGGCACTACTCCAAAAGCAACGAGAGATGAGCAACTGGAAAAGTTCAGAAATAGGGAGTTTCCTGTTCTGCTCAATTGCGGTCTCTTCACAGAAGGAACAGATATACCCAACATTGATTGTGTATTGCTTGCGCGGCCAACTAGGTCGCGCAACCTTCTCATCCAGATGATTGGAAGAGGCTTACGATTATACCCAGGCAAGAAGGATTGCCATATAATTGATATGGTAGCCACACTGGACACGGGGGTCATATCTACTCCTACGCTTTTTGGGCTTCACCCTGATGAGGTTGTGGAAAAGGCGACAGCGGAAGATATGAAAGCGAAGAAAACCAGTGCAGACGAGGTCAGTAGAGAGCCAGGGGATCTGCCATCCTCTGGAAGCGAACCAGACATGCCCAATGACGTGAAACTCACATTCACCAAATATGACACTATTTACGACCTAATCCATGACATGAAATCCGAAAAACACATTCGCTCCATCAGCCACAACGCTTGGGTTCGGGTCGGTGATAACCGTTACCTTCTCTCGGGTGGGACGGGGTGGTTGAGCTTGGAACGACAAGACCCGGGGGACGAGCAATCACCTCAGTACACGGTTCACCAGGTGATGACATTCAAATCTGCTGATGAGACCAAGAAGTACACCCGCCCACGACTAGTCGCCAGCGCAGAAGACTATGAATCAGCCGTTCGCGCCGCCGATACATTTGCAGCTTCCCACTTTGACAACCACTACATATCTGCCAGACAGCAGTGGCGTAATTACGCGGCGTCTCAGTCACAAATACGGTTTCTTAATGCGTCCAACATCCGCGAGGGTAATATAAGGCACACTGACCTTACGCGAGGCCAAGCTGCCGATCTCATAACGAAGCTAAGATTTGGCTCGAAGAAGAGATTTGCGGCGAAACGGAAGCAACGCGCGAAGCAAGACGAGAAGATTCGCAACATCGAAGAGTTGCATAGACGAGGAGAAGTTAGGGTAGGTCCTGTTGAGGGTTAA